A window of Methylomagnum ishizawai contains these coding sequences:
- a CDS encoding ParA family protein, with product MTPSSLAPVIAITNHKGGVGKTTTAVNLAAELGLTGHNVLVIDLDPQANASLHLGIAHPASLGVNAAILFKGETIEAVAAAIQTEVNPGFKNIHFIPGSLSLDHVEDHLRAYSPQPYKELAARVEPLRSVYDIIIIDCPPRLGLLSGNAIASASHYLIPIETNSQYPLHGVTDLHAFIHRMSKALNPGLLNLGVLLTRHDERRRTCKAIAQSAKDMVGSILPIVIHSSTKVGEASVSRCPIRKIERDGRVTQDYAQLAAHLAETLALQKNGDAA from the coding sequence ATGACCCCATCCAGCCTCGCGCCCGTCATCGCGATCACCAACCACAAGGGTGGGGTCGGGAAAACCACCACGGCGGTGAATCTCGCCGCCGAACTCGGCTTGACTGGGCATAATGTGCTGGTGATCGACCTCGACCCCCAGGCCAACGCCAGCCTGCATCTCGGCATCGCCCATCCGGCCAGCCTGGGCGTCAATGCCGCCATCCTGTTCAAGGGCGAAACCATCGAGGCCGTGGCCGCCGCGATCCAGACCGAGGTCAATCCCGGCTTCAAGAACATCCATTTCATCCCCGGCAGCCTGTCGCTGGACCATGTCGAGGACCATCTGCGGGCCTATTCGCCCCAACCCTATAAGGAACTCGCGGCCAGGGTCGAGCCGCTGCGCTCGGTCTACGATATCATCATCATCGATTGCCCGCCGCGGCTGGGGCTGTTGTCCGGCAACGCCATCGCTTCGGCCAGCCATTACCTGATCCCGATAGAAACCAACTCCCAATACCCCTTGCACGGCGTCACCGACCTGCACGCCTTCATCCACCGCATGAGCAAGGCCTTGAACCCCGGACTGCTCAACCTGGGCGTGTTGTTGACCCGCCACGACGAGCGCAGGCGCACCTGTAAAGCCATCGCCCAATCCGCCAAGGACATGGTGGGTTCGATCTTGCCCATCGTGATCCATTCCAGTACCAAGGTGGGCGAGGCCAGCGTCTCGCGCTGCCCGATCCGCAAGATCGAACGCGACGGGCGGGTGACCCAGGATTACGCGCAGCTCGCCGCCCATCTCGCGGAAACCCTGGCCTTGCAGAAGAATGGCGACGCCGCCTGA
- a CDS encoding efflux transporter outer membrane subunit has translation MTSLTTSFPNAARSRLVWAAWRLSAGLALLPPLWSGCGGGLIATVGPDYQAPAPPTAPRWQAEPPAAPLAHGGDPAALERWWEGFQDPTLDRFLAAAQRESADVAEARARIEEARAGLAGAESTGLPRLDGSADITHSNFSFGGPPFMRDQYQIGLQSNWEIDLFGGIARQREAADSQVQARAASWHAARVAVAVEVANAYLEYRLCEALVGLADADAASRRETARLTDIAGSAGLRAPADVALARASAADGQDGLLRQQGQCERAIKGLVALTGLSEPEVRHRLTAAPERVARMPNPPPFRLDGLPARVLLQRPDVAAAERAVAEASAQIGVEQAKRFPKLSLSGNITPSLQSINGAALVLAQTWSFGPTLSLPLFDWGKRAADVAAANARYQAAVSRFKSTVRTAAQEVEEALVRLRAAEQRLPEARAAAEGYRANFRATEQLYRVGFGSLIDAEASRRQALASERAVAELEQEYAAAWIALYRAAGGSWEDRPSALPTASPGNHAS, from the coding sequence TTGACCTCCCTGACCACCAGCTTCCCGAACGCCGCCCGCAGCCGTTTGGTGTGGGCGGCTTGGCGTTTGTCCGCCGGTTTGGCCCTGCTGCCGCCGCTGTGGTCGGGCTGCGGCGGCGGATTGATCGCCACCGTCGGGCCGGATTACCAAGCTCCGGCCCCGCCCACCGCACCGCGTTGGCAGGCGGAACCACCCGCCGCGCCCCTGGCCCATGGTGGTGATCCAGCGGCGCTCGAACGCTGGTGGGAAGGTTTCCAAGACCCCACGCTCGACCGTTTCCTGGCCGCGGCCCAGCGGGAAAGCGCCGACGTGGCCGAGGCCCGCGCCCGCATCGAAGAAGCCCGCGCCGGGCTGGCCGGGGCTGAATCGACCGGCTTGCCCCGCCTCGATGGCAGCGCGGATATCACCCATTCCAACTTTTCCTTCGGCGGTCCGCCTTTCATGCGCGACCAATACCAAATCGGGTTGCAATCGAATTGGGAAATCGATCTGTTCGGCGGTATCGCCCGCCAGCGCGAGGCGGCGGACAGCCAAGTCCAGGCCCGTGCGGCCTCTTGGCACGCCGCGCGGGTGGCGGTCGCGGTCGAGGTCGCCAATGCCTATCTGGAGTACCGGCTGTGCGAAGCCTTGGTCGGGCTGGCCGACGCCGACGCCGCCTCGCGCCGGGAAACCGCCCGCCTGACCGATATCGCCGGTAGCGCCGGCCTGCGCGCCCCGGCCGATGTCGCCCTGGCCCGCGCCAGTGCCGCCGACGGCCAGGACGGCCTGCTGCGCCAGCAAGGGCAGTGCGAACGCGCCATCAAAGGCTTGGTGGCCCTGACCGGCTTGTCCGAACCCGAGGTCCGCCACCGCCTGACCGCCGCCCCGGAACGGGTGGCGCGGATGCCCAATCCACCGCCGTTCCGGTTGGACGGCCTACCGGCGCGGGTCTTGCTGCAACGGCCCGATGTCGCCGCCGCCGAACGCGCCGTGGCCGAGGCCAGTGCCCAGATCGGGGTCGAACAGGCCAAGCGCTTCCCCAAGCTGAGCCTGTCCGGGAATATCACCCCCAGCCTCCAGAGCATCAACGGCGCGGCCCTGGTCCTGGCCCAAACCTGGTCGTTCGGCCCGACCCTGAGCCTGCCGCTGTTCGACTGGGGCAAACGCGCCGCCGACGTGGCGGCCGCCAACGCCCGCTACCAAGCCGCCGTGTCACGGTTCAAGTCCACGGTCAGGACGGCAGCACAGGAAGTCGAAGAAGCCCTGGTCCGCCTCCGCGCCGCCGAACAACGCCTGCCGGAAGCCCGCGCCGCCGCCGAGGGCTACCGGGCCAATTTCCGCGCCACCGAGCAACTCTACCGGGTCGGATTCGGCAGCTTGATCGACGCCGAAGCCTCGCGCCGCCAAGCCCTGGCCTCCGAGCGGGCGGTGGCCGAGTTGGAGCAGGAATACGCCGCCGCCTGGATCGCCCTCTACCGGGCAGCGGGCGGCTCCTGGGAAGACCGGCCCTCGGCCCTTCCCACCGCATCCCCCGGAAACCACGCATCGTGA
- a CDS encoding efflux RND transporter periplasmic adaptor subunit, with translation MSKATLFRILLALALCAGLGLGLGHGDPPAPAPTPKPALNIEAVRPQLRELPLTQAANGSVAAWQEAIIGAEVGGLRLVEVHAQVGDSVRKGQVLAVLDRERVAADVAQARAALAEAEATLEEARLNAGRVRRVVDSGALSDQQVGQYLTGEKTAAARVRSAQAQLDQQLLRLRHAQVLASDDGVVSSRSATLGAVAAEGQELFRLIRQNRLEWRAEVTAAELRRLQPGVVARVAVPGAAEAIGKLRAVGPTLDDQSRNALVYVDLPDAAAAGFKPGMFAHGEFQLGNQTALAVPRTALALREGFSYVFRLQDENGGIARVAEVKVTLGRRDGDWVEISGTIGPGDRLVAAGASFLADGDTVRIVR, from the coding sequence GTGAGCAAGGCAACGCTATTCCGCATCCTCCTGGCCCTGGCCCTTTGCGCCGGGCTGGGTCTCGGCCTCGGGCATGGCGATCCGCCCGCCCCGGCCCCCACGCCCAAACCCGCCCTCAATATCGAAGCCGTGCGGCCCCAATTGCGCGAACTACCGTTGACCCAGGCCGCCAATGGCTCGGTGGCGGCCTGGCAGGAAGCCATCATCGGCGCGGAGGTGGGCGGGCTCCGGCTGGTCGAGGTCCATGCCCAGGTCGGCGACAGCGTGCGCAAAGGCCAGGTGTTGGCGGTGCTGGACCGGGAGCGGGTCGCCGCCGACGTGGCCCAGGCCCGCGCCGCGCTGGCCGAAGCCGAGGCCACCCTGGAGGAAGCCCGCCTCAACGCCGGGCGGGTGCGGCGGGTGGTGGATTCCGGGGCGCTCAGCGATCAGCAGGTGGGCCAATATCTCACCGGCGAGAAAACCGCCGCGGCACGGGTGCGTTCGGCCCAGGCCCAACTCGACCAGCAATTGCTGCGTCTGCGCCATGCCCAAGTGTTGGCGAGCGACGACGGGGTGGTTTCCAGCCGTAGCGCCACCCTGGGCGCGGTGGCGGCGGAAGGCCAGGAATTGTTCCGCCTGATCCGCCAGAACCGGCTGGAATGGCGGGCCGAAGTGACCGCTGCCGAATTGCGGCGGCTCCAACCCGGCGTTGTGGCGCGGGTAGCGGTGCCCGGTGCCGCCGAGGCAATCGGCAAGCTCCGCGCCGTGGGGCCGACCCTCGACGACCAAAGCCGCAACGCCCTGGTCTATGTGGACCTGCCGGACGCCGCCGCCGCCGGATTCAAGCCGGGAATGTTCGCCCACGGCGAATTCCAACTCGGCAACCAAACCGCCCTGGCCGTGCCGCGAACCGCCCTGGCCCTGCGCGAGGGCTTCAGCTATGTGTTCCGGCTACAAGATGAAAACGGCGGTATCGCCCGCGTGGCCGAAGTCAAGGTGACACTGGGGCGGCGCGACGGCGATTGGGTGGAAATCTCCGGCACCATCGGCCCCGGCGACCGGCTGGTGGCGGCGGGGGCGTCGTTCCTGGCCGATGGCGACACCGTGAGGATCGTGCGCTAG
- a CDS encoding polyketide synthase, whose translation MPRMFSERYSPDQADNSIAIIGTACRLPGAENIDALWRLLAEGRSALQAIPAGRWDIGHLYHPERKTPGRTVNRQAGLIDGIDRFDAAFFGLSAREARSLDPQQRLLLETTWHALEDAGLAPEPLRGQRVGVYAAAMANDYQQHTASPFHAPDAYAATGTYAALLANRLSGFFGWRGESVTVDTACASSLAALHHARLALLSGAVDYCVVGAVNALISPWRAVAFSQAGMLSGDGLCKTFAEGADGYVPGEGVVVLILRRTPDALAAGDRIHGLLLGTALNHMGPAPTLTAPSVEAEAGVIAAALRQAGVDPTRLSYVECHGTGTALGDPIEVEALARALPAGPAPVLLGSIKTNIGHLEAAAGLAGVLKVLLMLRHGQIPPTLNLAQDNPLIDFAALSLAPARRLTAWDSRPRLAGVSAFGFGGAGGHAILAEPPARYSPGAGKRPVSTQSVPLPLSAADPTALRDLASALAEHLEQPNPPDLDTLNRGLSLQRGALPWRLLIRARDLREAVAGLRRAESAIQAPMEITPDIALRLWSGPEPAAWQESRRQIPGLERIALDLERQLTRAGFHPADTAVAAHLQIRAWLDLLAECGVEPRLFHAFGGARPAALAAAGVLDDIAAARLACHGRVEPTDCRRPVVAYRDGDTGLELPPLRPAAAALQALQPTVAATRELLDLGQRLWRSNHTFRAQLETWQDVLGTGLGERLTGESTPGLALAVATALWSTCARWSLRPPTVAVRWAAWPVAGWVADGWVGRNLALDVLGQARPFTELAAPLARITRSPDAERHPWLAQQRAHLPEWADLSSPLEGPSRPPVAEAADWVIALGSRSTAPALPTPGGRLLWLDPADGLAGLEEVLAELWHHGCDVRYRALGWPRPHIPLPRYPFNRQSYWLPRLPENASPTLWETGQTFGAEAATAPPAVPADPAPPKPGIGWPAYGLVPPTPWKPISMGSIPTGP comes from the coding sequence ATGCCGAGAATGTTTTCCGAGAGGTACAGCCCAGACCAGGCCGACAATTCCATCGCGATCATAGGCACGGCTTGTCGGTTGCCCGGTGCCGAAAACATCGACGCGCTATGGCGGTTATTGGCCGAGGGGCGCTCCGCTTTGCAGGCCATTCCGGCCGGACGCTGGGACATAGGCCACCTCTATCACCCCGAACGTAAAACACCGGGCCGCACCGTCAATCGGCAAGCCGGCCTGATCGACGGCATCGACCGCTTCGACGCGGCGTTCTTCGGCCTATCGGCCCGCGAGGCCCGCAGCCTCGATCCCCAGCAACGCCTATTGCTGGAAACCACTTGGCACGCGCTCGAAGACGCCGGTCTGGCTCCCGAACCCCTGCGCGGACAACGGGTCGGGGTCTATGCCGCCGCGATGGCCAACGACTACCAACAACACACGGCCTCGCCTTTCCACGCGCCCGACGCCTACGCCGCCACGGGTACCTACGCCGCCCTGCTCGCCAACCGCCTTTCGGGGTTCTTCGGTTGGCGCGGCGAAAGTGTCACAGTGGACACCGCCTGCGCTTCTTCCCTCGCCGCCCTGCACCATGCCCGGCTGGCCCTGTTGAGCGGGGCGGTGGACTATTGCGTGGTGGGGGCGGTCAACGCCTTGATTAGCCCTTGGCGGGCGGTGGCGTTTTCCCAGGCTGGCATGCTGAGCGGCGACGGCCTATGCAAGACCTTCGCCGAGGGAGCCGACGGCTATGTGCCGGGCGAGGGCGTGGTCGTATTGATATTGCGGCGGACCCCGGATGCGCTGGCTGCGGGCGACCGTATCCATGGCTTGTTGCTGGGCACGGCCTTGAACCACATGGGACCGGCTCCGACCCTCACCGCGCCATCGGTGGAAGCCGAGGCTGGGGTGATCGCTGCCGCCCTGCGCCAAGCGGGCGTCGATCCGACCCGGCTGTCCTATGTGGAATGCCATGGCACGGGAACGGCGTTGGGCGACCCCATCGAGGTGGAAGCCTTGGCCCGCGCCTTGCCCGCCGGGCCGGCCCCGGTCCTGCTGGGCTCGATCAAAACCAATATCGGGCATCTCGAAGCCGCCGCCGGTTTGGCCGGTGTCCTCAAAGTCCTGCTGATGTTGCGGCACGGCCAGATTCCGCCGACGCTCAATCTGGCCCAGGACAATCCCTTGATCGATTTCGCCGCCCTGTCCTTGGCCCCGGCCCGCCGCTTGACGGCTTGGGACAGCCGCCCCCGGTTGGCGGGGGTCAGCGCCTTCGGTTTCGGCGGCGCGGGAGGCCATGCCATCCTGGCCGAGCCACCGGCCCGGTATTCCCCCGGCGCTGGAAAGCGCCCCGTTTCCACCCAATCGGTGCCGCTTCCGCTGTCCGCCGCCGATCCCACCGCCTTGCGCGATTTGGCCTCGGCACTGGCCGAACACCTAGAACAACCCAACCCGCCGGACCTCGACACCCTCAACCGGGGGTTGAGTTTGCAACGGGGCGCTTTGCCCTGGCGCTTGCTCATCCGCGCCCGCGACCTGCGGGAAGCGGTGGCGGGCTTGCGCCGGGCTGAGTCGGCGATCCAAGCGCCGATGGAGATTACGCCGGATATCGCCCTGCGCCTATGGTCCGGCCCGGAGCCAGCCGCTTGGCAGGAATCCCGCCGCCAAATCCCAGGTTTGGAGCGCATCGCCCTCGATTTGGAACGCCAACTCACCCGCGCCGGTTTCCATCCCGCCGATACCGCCGTCGCCGCCCATCTCCAAATCCGCGCTTGGTTGGATTTACTGGCGGAATGCGGTGTGGAGCCCCGCCTGTTCCATGCCTTCGGCGGTGCCCGGCCTGCCGCCCTCGCCGCCGCAGGCGTGCTGGACGACATCGCGGCGGCCCGTTTGGCTTGCCATGGCCGGGTGGAGCCGACGGATTGCCGACGGCCTGTCGTGGCCTATCGCGATGGCGATACCGGCTTGGAACTGCCGCCGCTGCGTCCCGCCGCCGCCGCGTTGCAGGCTTTGCAGCCGACCGTCGCCGCCACCCGTGAACTGCTGGATTTGGGCCAGCGCCTCTGGCGGAGTAACCACACTTTCCGCGCCCAGCTCGAAACTTGGCAGGATGTGCTGGGAACCGGCCTGGGCGAGCGCTTGACAGGGGAATCCACTCCCGGCTTGGCTTTGGCGGTGGCGACGGCCCTGTGGTCCACCTGTGCGCGTTGGTCCTTGCGCCCGCCCACGGTGGCGGTGCGCTGGGCCGCTTGGCCCGTGGCGGGTTGGGTGGCCGATGGTTGGGTCGGGCGGAACCTGGCCTTGGACGTGTTGGGCCAAGCGCGGCCCTTTACCGAACTGGCCGCACCCCTGGCCCGCATCACCCGCTCGCCGGACGCGGAACGGCATCCTTGGTTGGCACAGCAACGCGCCCATCTGCCGGAATGGGCGGACCTCTCTTCGCCCTTGGAAGGCCCGTCCCGCCCTCCGGTAGCGGAGGCGGCGGATTGGGTCATCGCCTTGGGCAGCCGTTCCACGGCTCCCGCCCTGCCCACTCCCGGCGGGCGACTGTTATGGCTGGACCCCGCCGACGGCCTGGCCGGTTTGGAGGAAGTGCTGGCCGAGCTATGGCACCATGGTTGCGATGTGCGTTACCGGGCCTTGGGTTGGCCCCGCCCCCATATCCCATTGCCGCGCTATCCCTTCAACCGCCAGTCCTATTGGCTCCCCCGGCTCCCGGAAAACGCCAGTCCAACCCTGTGGGAAACCGGCCAGACCTTCGGTGCCGAAGCGGCCACCGCGCCGCCAGCGGTCCCGGCGGACCCGGCCCCGCCGAAGCCAGGGATTGGGTGGCCTGCATACGGGCTTGTGCCGCCGACACCTTGGAAGCCGATATCGATGGGATCGATCCCCACCGGCCCTTGA